A region from the Natronoarchaeum mannanilyticum genome encodes:
- a CDS encoding universal stress protein, producing MYERVLHPTDGSENAEVATKHAIEIARRFDAPLHALYVVDVSAVQSTDAFATSNFEATVEALETEGTERIEAVRERAEREGVEVTDEMVQGKPAETITEAADPDDVVVMGTHGRSGIDRYLIGSTTKKVVRTAEVPVVTIPMTELGESEE from the coding sequence GTGTACGAACGCGTATTGCATCCGACCGACGGAAGCGAGAACGCGGAGGTCGCCACGAAGCACGCGATCGAGATCGCACGCCGGTTCGACGCACCCCTGCACGCGCTGTACGTCGTCGACGTGTCGGCGGTCCAGTCGACCGACGCGTTCGCCACCTCGAACTTCGAGGCCACCGTCGAGGCGCTGGAGACCGAGGGAACCGAGCGGATCGAGGCGGTCCGCGAACGCGCCGAGCGCGAGGGCGTCGAGGTGACCGACGAGATGGTTCAGGGGAAGCCGGCCGAGACCATCACCGAGGCGGCCGACCCCGACGACGTCGTCGTCATGGGGACCCACGGGCGCTCGGGAATCGACCGCTATCTCATCGGGAGCACGACCAAGAAAGTCGTCAGAACCGCCGAGGTTCCGGTCGTCACGATCCCCATGACAGAACTCGGGGAGTCCGAGGAGTAG
- a CDS encoding pyridoxal phosphate-dependent aminotransferase: MTEFAARVEGVSISGIREVFEAAGEDAINLGLGQPDFPTPAHAREAATEAINEGLADGYTGNKGIESLREAIAEKYARDQGVAVDPNDVIATAGGSEALHLAIEAHVDPGEEVIFPDPGFVSYDALTRLADGVPKPVELREDLTLDPATVEAAITDDTAAFVVNSPSNPTGAVASEDDIREFARIADEHDVVCISDEVYERIVFDGEHHSPMEYAETDSVVTVGACSKTYSMTGWRLGWVQASNRRIERMLRVHQYMQACASAPAQFAAEAALTGPQDRVDEMAAAFEERRDVLLDGLEDAGLDVPTPKGAFYAMPKVPEGWVDEVIDSGVVVVPGDAFGVRGEGYARISYATGMEELKEAIEIMQDATRRVD, translated from the coding sequence ATGACGGAGTTCGCAGCGCGCGTCGAAGGCGTGTCGATCAGCGGCATCCGCGAGGTGTTCGAGGCCGCGGGCGAGGACGCGATCAACCTCGGGCTGGGCCAGCCCGACTTCCCGACCCCGGCACACGCCCGGGAGGCCGCCACCGAGGCGATCAACGAGGGGCTGGCCGACGGCTACACCGGAAACAAGGGGATCGAGAGCCTGCGCGAGGCGATCGCCGAGAAGTACGCCCGCGACCAGGGCGTCGCGGTCGACCCGAACGACGTGATCGCCACCGCGGGCGGCAGCGAAGCCCTGCACCTCGCGATCGAGGCCCACGTCGACCCCGGCGAGGAAGTGATTTTCCCCGATCCGGGGTTCGTCTCCTACGACGCGCTCACCCGGCTGGCCGACGGCGTCCCGAAGCCGGTCGAGCTGCGCGAGGACCTGACGCTCGATCCCGCGACCGTCGAGGCGGCGATCACCGACGACACCGCCGCGTTCGTCGTCAACAGCCCCTCGAATCCGACCGGCGCGGTCGCCAGCGAGGACGATATCCGGGAGTTCGCCCGCATCGCCGACGAGCACGACGTCGTCTGCATCTCCGACGAGGTGTACGAGCGCATCGTGTTCGACGGCGAGCACCACTCGCCGATGGAGTACGCCGAAACGGATTCGGTGGTCACCGTCGGCGCCTGCTCGAAGACGTACTCGATGACCGGCTGGCGGCTGGGCTGGGTGCAGGCCTCGAACCGCCGGATCGAGCGGATGCTCCGGGTCCACCAGTACATGCAGGCCTGTGCGAGCGCGCCGGCGCAGTTCGCCGCCGAAGCGGCCCTGACCGGCCCGCAGGACCGCGTCGACGAGATGGCCGCGGCCTTCGAGGAGCGCCGGGACGTGCTGCTCGACGGGCTGGAAGACGCCGGACTCGACGTGCCGACGCCGAAGGGCGCGTTCTACGCGATGCCGAAGGTGCCCGAGGGGTGGGTCGACGAGGTGATCGACAGCGGCGTCGTCGTCGTGCCGGGCGACGCCTTCGGCGTCCGCGGCGAGGGGTACGCCCGGATCTCCTACGCGACGGGGATGGAGGAACTGAAAGAGGCGATCGAGATCATGCAGGACGCGACCCGCCGAGTCGATTGA
- a CDS encoding response regulator: MSYPDSPADTADILLVEDNPGDVRLTEEAFREGQIKNTLHVVNDGVEALAFLRQRGEYAEAPRPDIVLLDLNLPRKDGDEVLDEIREDSDLEAIPVVVLTSSEAQEDIVQSYELKANAFLTKPVDPEEFIEVVRTFQEFWLSVVRLPPEDGN; the protein is encoded by the coding sequence GTGAGTTACCCGGACAGCCCGGCCGACACGGCGGACATCCTCCTCGTCGAGGACAACCCCGGCGACGTCCGCCTCACCGAGGAGGCGTTCAGAGAGGGGCAGATCAAGAACACGCTCCACGTCGTCAACGACGGCGTCGAAGCGTTGGCGTTTCTCCGCCAGCGCGGCGAGTACGCCGAGGCGCCGCGGCCCGACATCGTGCTGCTCGATCTCAACCTCCCTCGGAAGGACGGCGACGAGGTGCTCGACGAGATCCGCGAGGACTCCGACCTCGAAGCGATCCCTGTCGTCGTGCTGACGAGTTCGGAAGCACAGGAAGACATCGTCCAGTCGTACGAACTGAAGGCGAACGCGTTCCTCACGAAACCCGTCGACCCCGAGGAGTTCATCGAGGTCGTCCGGACGTTCCAGGAGTTCTGGCTCTCGGTCGTCCGGCTGCCGCCCGAGGACGGCAACTGA
- a CDS encoding UbiA family prenyltransferase yields the protein MSIARHGAGPRAALAALGSQVHPVFMLPPIAASLFGAILAGGFDSLPGTLHAVAIFAAVYTAHVKDGYVDFYGRGEDDDHPLTAAGCRYALAGSTTLFAVCTAALWLVVDAGAALVTVPCWLIAYHHAPQLDTNPVTATSGYPAGVALSIIGGYYAQTGALAARPVAFAVVFLALLSGVKVIDDAQDYDYDRSIRKRTVAVAVGPDRAWAVAYGLMLSALALVVGLAVLGPFPTGSALAAIAFAAVAAIARRADPEIATMLLIRGSYVFLAVLVAAVWWQPLG from the coding sequence ATGAGCATCGCACGGCACGGCGCCGGGCCGCGGGCGGCGCTGGCGGCGCTGGGGTCGCAGGTCCATCCCGTCTTCATGCTGCCGCCGATCGCCGCGTCGCTGTTCGGGGCGATCCTCGCCGGCGGGTTCGACTCGCTACCGGGGACGCTGCACGCCGTCGCCATCTTCGCCGCCGTGTACACCGCCCACGTCAAGGACGGCTACGTCGACTTCTACGGCCGCGGCGAGGACGACGACCACCCCCTGACCGCGGCGGGCTGTCGCTACGCGCTCGCGGGATCGACGACGCTGTTTGCCGTCTGTACCGCCGCGCTGTGGCTCGTCGTCGACGCCGGCGCCGCCCTGGTGACCGTCCCCTGCTGGCTCATCGCGTACCACCACGCGCCCCAGCTCGACACGAACCCGGTCACCGCGACGTCGGGCTACCCCGCCGGCGTCGCGCTGTCGATCATCGGCGGTTACTACGCGCAGACCGGCGCGCTCGCGGCGCGTCCGGTCGCGTTCGCGGTCGTCTTTCTCGCCCTGCTCTCGGGCGTGAAGGTGATCGACGACGCCCAGGACTACGACTACGACCGGTCGATCCGAAAGCGGACCGTCGCGGTCGCCGTCGGGCCCGACCGGGCGTGGGCGGTCGCCTACGGGCTGATGCTGTCGGCGCTGGCGCTGGTCGTCGGGCTCGCGGTTCTGGGTCCGTTTCCGACCGGGAGCGCGCTCGCCGCGATCGCCTTCGCCGCCGTCGCCGCGATCGCGCGCCGGGCCGACCCCGAGATCGCGACGATGCTGCTCATCCGCGGCAGCTACGTGTTTCTGGCGGTGCTCGTCGCCGCGGTGTGGTGGCAGCCGCTGGGATGA
- a CDS encoding phosphatase PAP2 family protein, giving the protein MALLNALIVTVLVVAAALAVTAALCIDVEQLRRTRAEIDDRVGDLAPYVAATAAFFLAKRATHGHSIRISKALDWDITDGLYAIEGLFVAHLQDLTPNATYDFFSVMYMFGFPFLLVFPLVAYFLLPSGRHLKELLMSYLLNYFIGTLCYTLFIARGPRVRVSDAVAEPMYELYPSTQDLTAAVSSNTNVFPSLHTSLAVAVAIMAWRSREEYPQWFKIATFVATCVVLSTMILGIHWLLDVVAGLLLAIVSVRGASRIVDWGERKRTGTNERIEGGAPTGTDD; this is encoded by the coding sequence ATGGCACTACTGAACGCCCTGATCGTCACCGTGCTGGTCGTCGCCGCCGCTCTCGCGGTGACCGCCGCGCTCTGTATCGACGTCGAACAGCTCCGCCGAACCCGCGCCGAGATAGACGACCGTGTCGGAGATCTCGCACCGTACGTAGCGGCGACCGCCGCGTTCTTCCTCGCGAAGCGCGCGACGCACGGCCACAGCATTCGCATCTCCAAGGCGCTGGACTGGGACATCACCGACGGACTGTACGCGATCGAGGGGCTGTTCGTCGCGCATCTCCAGGACCTGACCCCGAACGCGACCTACGACTTCTTCTCGGTGATGTACATGTTCGGGTTCCCGTTCCTGCTGGTCTTCCCGCTGGTGGCGTACTTCCTGCTACCCTCCGGCCGACACCTCAAGGAGCTGCTGATGTCGTACCTGCTCAACTACTTCATCGGTACGCTCTGTTATACGCTGTTTATCGCGCGGGGACCCAGGGTCCGGGTGTCCGACGCGGTCGCCGAGCCGATGTACGAACTGTACCCCTCGACGCAAGACCTCACGGCCGCGGTGTCGTCGAACACGAACGTGTTCCCGTCGCTCCACACCTCGCTGGCGGTCGCCGTCGCGATCATGGCCTGGCGCTCCCGTGAGGAGTACCCGCAGTGGTTCAAAATCGCGACGTTCGTCGCGACCTGCGTGGTCCTTTCGACGATGATCCTGGGCATCCACTGGCTGCTCGACGTCGTCGCCGGGCTACTGCTGGCGATCGTCAGCGTCCGCGGCGCGAGCCGCATCGTCGACTGGGGCGAGCGCAAGCGAACCGGGACGAACGAGCGGATCGAAGGCGGCGCGCCGACCGGTACCGACGACTGA
- a CDS encoding redox-regulated ATPase YchF yields the protein MISIALAGKPNAGKSTFYTAATRADVDVANYPFTTIDANRGVTHARTDCPCLDREERCGNENCRDGKRYVPIELLDVAGLVPGAHEGKGLGNQFLDELTNADAIVNVIDASGATNEEGEPVEIGEHDPIDDIDFVEEEMDLWLAGIIDDNWETVERKSRSPDFDIDDALADMLTGFGATEADVAASLRSLDYPDDPIQWTDEHREELARDVRARTKPIIVAANKIDVAPEENVERLLELDKPVIPTTAEGELALRNAADGGLVDYDPGDGDFEIVGDVNDQQRDALTDLRDTIAHWDGTGIQGALDFAVYDLLDRLTAYPVQDQSKWTDAKGNVLPDAFLLPDGSTPVDLAYAVHSDIGDGYLHAVDARTNREVGEGYELEEGDVIKIVSTN from the coding sequence ATGATCTCCATCGCGCTTGCCGGGAAGCCGAACGCCGGCAAGTCCACGTTTTACACCGCGGCGACGCGGGCCGACGTCGACGTCGCGAACTACCCGTTCACGACGATCGACGCGAACCGCGGCGTGACCCACGCCCGAACCGACTGTCCTTGCCTCGACCGCGAGGAGCGCTGTGGCAACGAGAACTGCCGGGACGGGAAGCGCTACGTCCCGATCGAGCTGCTCGACGTCGCGGGGCTGGTCCCCGGCGCCCACGAGGGCAAAGGGTTAGGTAATCAGTTCCTCGACGAGCTGACCAACGCCGACGCGATCGTCAACGTGATCGACGCCTCCGGCGCGACGAACGAGGAGGGCGAGCCGGTCGAGATCGGCGAGCACGATCCGATCGATGACATCGACTTCGTCGAGGAGGAGATGGACCTCTGGCTCGCGGGCATCATCGACGACAACTGGGAGACCGTCGAGCGCAAGTCCCGATCGCCCGACTTCGACATCGACGACGCGCTGGCCGACATGCTGACGGGCTTCGGCGCCACCGAGGCCGACGTGGCGGCGAGCCTGCGCAGCCTCGACTACCCCGACGACCCGATCCAGTGGACCGACGAGCACCGCGAGGAACTCGCGCGGGACGTCCGCGCCCGGACGAAGCCGATCATCGTCGCCGCGAACAAGATCGACGTCGCGCCCGAGGAGAACGTCGAGCGCCTGCTCGAACTGGACAAGCCGGTGATTCCCACCACGGCGGAGGGCGAGCTCGCGCTGCGCAACGCCGCCGACGGTGGCCTGGTCGACTACGACCCGGGCGACGGCGACTTCGAGATCGTCGGCGACGTCAACGACCAGCAGCGCGACGCGCTGACCGACCTGCGCGACACCATCGCACACTGGGACGGCACGGGAATCCAGGGCGCGCTGGACTTCGCGGTGTACGACCTGCTCGACCGGCTCACGGCCTACCCCGTCCAGGACCAGAGCAAGTGGACCGACGCGAAGGGCAACGTGCTGCCCGACGCCTTCCTGCTGCCCGACGGTTCGACGCCCGTCGATCTGGCCTACGCCGTCCACTCCGACATCGGCGACGGCTACCTCCACGCCGTCGACGCCCGCACGAATCGCGAGGTCGGCGAGGGGTACGAACTGGAGGAGGGCGACGTGATCAAGATCGTCAGTACGAACTGA
- a CDS encoding CocE/NonD family hydrolase, translating into MRGAEPVARLLTRWVERRSDLPPAETRDVGAETVAVPMPDGTDLEATHYYPRDLDGRPTVLVRTPYPRTGMGLIGRLIAERGFHVLFQSCRGTFGSGGEFVPFENERADGLATIEWLDDQPWFTGELGTTGMSYLGYTQWAVADHPAIDAMSTQATASNFERVTRPGGAFALGTSLRWAASMADSQSTWRFFARSAGIGADVEAGFETLPLVEADRTVVGEPIDAWRRNFGDPDRWREIDHSDRVADAAPTHHVGGWYDIALPPLLDDYRRQVDAGAEPYLTIGPWGHMDPGLNGACVDQSIRWLRARLLGDEAALREDPVRLFVQRSTASGEDAAASTGDDAGAQSGEWRTFESWPPSDVDAESRFLQPDGELGDESPGERGVEEYRYDPADPTPSVGGATFDEEAGQADQTELEARDDVLTYTTDPLSEPVTAIGPVSAELFVESSRERADIYACLCDVDPTGASLNVCDGIRRVAFDERDAGDHSEAVDGDGVRRVEVELWPTAYRFGRGHRLRLQIASGAFPRFDRNPGRPDPPGESATLLPADQRVHRGPDRPSRVALSTLE; encoded by the coding sequence ATGCGGGGAGCGGAACCGGTCGCCCGATTGCTGACGCGGTGGGTCGAACGCAGGAGCGACCTGCCGCCCGCCGAGACGCGCGACGTCGGCGCCGAGACGGTCGCGGTGCCGATGCCCGACGGGACGGATCTGGAGGCGACCCACTACTACCCTCGCGACCTCGACGGCCGCCCGACCGTCCTGGTCCGAACGCCGTACCCGCGCACCGGGATGGGACTGATCGGTCGCCTGATCGCCGAGCGAGGGTTTCACGTGCTGTTCCAGAGCTGCCGCGGGACGTTCGGCTCCGGGGGCGAGTTCGTCCCCTTCGAGAACGAGCGCGCCGACGGGCTGGCGACGATCGAGTGGCTCGACGACCAGCCGTGGTTCACGGGCGAACTCGGCACGACGGGGATGAGCTACCTCGGGTATACTCAGTGGGCCGTCGCCGACCACCCCGCGATCGACGCGATGTCGACCCAAGCGACGGCGTCGAACTTCGAGCGCGTGACCCGGCCCGGCGGCGCGTTCGCGCTCGGCACGTCTCTGCGCTGGGCGGCGTCGATGGCCGACTCCCAATCTACCTGGCGCTTTTTCGCCCGGAGCGCCGGCATCGGCGCCGATGTCGAGGCGGGTTTCGAGACGCTCCCGCTCGTCGAAGCCGATCGGACAGTTGTCGGCGAACCGATCGACGCCTGGCGCCGGAACTTCGGGGACCCCGACCGGTGGCGAGAGATCGACCACAGCGACCGCGTCGCCGACGCCGCGCCGACCCACCACGTCGGCGGCTGGTACGACATCGCGCTCCCGCCGCTGCTCGACGACTACCGCCGGCAGGTCGACGCCGGCGCGGAGCCGTACCTGACGATCGGCCCGTGGGGCCACATGGATCCGGGGCTCAACGGCGCCTGCGTCGACCAGTCGATCCGCTGGCTCCGCGCGCGCCTGCTGGGCGACGAGGCGGCGCTGCGCGAGGACCCGGTTCGGCTATTCGTGCAGAGATCGACGGCGTCCGGCGAGGACGCCGCGGCGTCGACCGGCGACGACGCCGGAGCGCAGTCGGGCGAGTGGCGAACGTTCGAGTCGTGGCCGCCCAGCGACGTCGACGCCGAGAGTCGGTTCCTACAGCCGGACGGCGAACTTGGCGACGAGTCGCCTGGGGAGCGCGGCGTCGAAGAGTACCGATACGACCCCGCGGATCCGACCCCCTCGGTCGGCGGCGCGACGTTCGACGAGGAAGCGGGGCAGGCCGACCAGACGGAACTCGAAGCGCGCGACGACGTGCTGACGTACACGACCGACCCGCTGAGCGAGCCCGTCACCGCGATCGGCCCCGTCTCGGCGGAGCTGTTCGTCGAATCCAGCCGCGAGCGCGCCGACATCTACGCGTGCCTGTGCGACGTCGATCCCACCGGTGCGTCGCTGAACGTCTGCGACGGGATCAGGAGAGTGGCGTTCGACGAGCGCGACGCCGGCGATCACTCCGAGGCGGTCGACGGGGACGGCGTCCGCCGCGTCGAGGTCGAGCTCTGGCCGACGGCGTACCGCTTCGGGCGCGGCCACCGCCTCCGGCTGCAGATAGCGAGCGGCGCGTTCCCGCGCTTCGATCGCAATCCGGGACGGCCGGACCCGCCCGGCGAGTCAGCGACGCTGCTGCCCGCCGACCAGCGGGTCCACCGGGGTCCCGATCGTCCGTCTCGCGTCGCGCTGTCGACGCTCGAGTGA
- a CDS encoding GNAT family N-acetyltransferase, which translates to MGTAQSLQFDHRDRQRIYEYVERRGSVDPETVREELLPDDSRGFRHHVSMLRRDGHLTLTDGGELAVALDDAGREEFSRGERAFAVRPARQEDLTGIVGVIRRVAEPGDHIVAETVAQEIDREDALLRHNEIESRMFFVATVEDEVVGWAHVRAPELAKLRHTAELTVGVLPEYRGDGLGSHLLSRALEWAGQNDYEKVYQSVPATNDAAVEFLEGHGWEIEAVREDHYRIDDEYVDELMLAVEL; encoded by the coding sequence ATGGGGACGGCACAGTCGCTGCAGTTCGACCACAGGGATCGCCAGCGCATCTACGAGTACGTCGAGCGACGCGGGTCGGTCGACCCCGAGACCGTCCGGGAAGAGCTGCTGCCGGACGACAGCAGAGGGTTTCGCCACCACGTGTCGATGCTCCGGCGCGACGGCCACCTGACGCTGACCGACGGCGGCGAGCTGGCGGTCGCCCTCGACGACGCGGGGCGCGAGGAGTTCTCTCGGGGCGAGCGGGCGTTCGCGGTCCGCCCGGCGCGCCAGGAGGACCTGACGGGGATCGTCGGCGTCATCCGGCGGGTCGCCGAGCCGGGCGACCACATCGTCGCCGAGACGGTCGCCCAGGAGATCGACCGCGAGGACGCCCTGCTGCGGCACAACGAGATCGAGTCGCGGATGTTCTTCGTCGCGACCGTCGAGGACGAGGTGGTCGGCTGGGCACACGTCCGCGCGCCGGAGCTGGCGAAGCTGCGCCACACCGCCGAGTTGACCGTCGGCGTCCTGCCGGAGTACCGCGGGGACGGCCTCGGCAGCCACCTGCTCTCCCGAGCCCTGGAGTGGGCCGGGCAGAACGACTACGAGAAAGTGTACCAGAGCGTCCCGGCGACGAACGACGCCGCCGTCGAGTTCCTCGAAGGCCACGGCTGGGAGATCGAGGCCGTCCGCGAGGACCACTACCGGATCGACGACGAGTACGTCGACGAGTTGATGCTGGCCGTCGAGCTGTAG
- a CDS encoding DUF5788 family protein has translation MDDDEREKLLRRVNRQGATVGASMPETIAIGDEELALREFVIETRKIDRLPPDTEETLTAAKRSLRKERARRIERLESAPLDRDAAEELAGEITGIDRALNALGNVRKPTYSETERSASIDDHKRWLGFLKTIRS, from the coding sequence ATGGACGACGACGAACGGGAGAAGCTGCTCAGGCGCGTCAACCGCCAGGGGGCGACGGTCGGAGCGTCGATGCCCGAGACGATCGCGATCGGCGACGAGGAGCTGGCGCTCAGGGAGTTCGTGATCGAGACGCGGAAGATCGATCGACTCCCGCCGGACACCGAGGAGACGCTGACGGCCGCGAAGCGATCCCTCCGGAAGGAACGGGCCCGGCGGATCGAGCGACTGGAGTCGGCCCCGCTCGACCGGGACGCGGCGGAGGAACTCGCCGGCGAGATCACCGGTATCGACCGGGCGCTGAACGCCCTTGGAAACGTACGCAAACCGACGTACTCCGAGACGGAGCGAAGCGCCTCGATCGACGATCACAAGCGGTGGCTCGGCTTCCTGAAGACGATCCGGTCGTGA
- a CDS encoding GNAT family N-acetyltransferase has protein sequence MKLSEKLEFDHEDRQRIYDHVERHGTVDPDEAQREVLPNDRGGFRHHLAILKRNGYLETTADGDLKVAIEEEGEEEFAGEEFTFTVRPARQKDLTGIVGAIRQVAERGTYIVAETVAQELDHQEALLRHNELESRMFFVATVDDEVVGWVHLNAPELEKLHHTAELTVGVVDEYRGRGLGSHLLSRGLEWAGKNGYEKVYQSIPATNDAAVEFLEEHGWETEAVREDHYKIDGEYVDELMMAVEL, from the coding sequence ATGAAGCTCTCGGAGAAGCTGGAGTTCGACCACGAGGATCGCCAGCGGATCTACGACCACGTGGAGCGCCACGGGACGGTCGACCCGGACGAGGCCCAGCGCGAGGTGCTGCCTAACGACCGCGGGGGCTTTCGCCACCACCTCGCGATCCTGAAGCGCAACGGCTACCTCGAGACGACCGCGGACGGCGATCTCAAGGTCGCCATCGAGGAGGAGGGCGAAGAGGAGTTCGCCGGCGAGGAGTTCACGTTCACGGTGCGGCCGGCTCGCCAGAAGGACCTGACCGGGATCGTCGGAGCGATCCGGCAGGTCGCCGAGCGGGGCACCTACATCGTCGCCGAGACGGTCGCTCAGGAACTGGATCACCAGGAGGCGCTGTTGCGCCACAACGAACTCGAGTCGCGGATGTTCTTCGTCGCGACGGTCGACGACGAGGTGGTCGGCTGGGTTCATCTCAACGCGCCCGAACTGGAGAAGCTCCACCACACCGCCGAGCTGACCGTCGGCGTCGTCGACGAGTACCGCGGCCGGGGCCTGGGGAGCCACCTGCTCTCGCGCGGTCTGGAGTGGGCCGGCAAGAACGGCTACGAGAAGGTGTACCAGAGCATCCCGGCGACCAACGACGCGGCCGTCGAGTTCCTCGAGGAGCACGGCTGGGAGACCGAGGCCGTCCGCGAGGATCACTACAAGATCGACGGCGAGTACGTCGACGAGCTGATGATGGCCGTCGAGCTGTAG